Proteins from a genomic interval of Echeneis naucrates chromosome 21, fEcheNa1.1, whole genome shotgun sequence:
- the acvr1c gene encoding activin receptor type-1C has protein sequence MSYPGKQSFQAALIFLSVAQLTAGLKCVCQLCTNHTCETSADGACWNSVMLIDGKEEAVKSCLSPSEMKGQVFCYSSRNVSKRNCCFTDFCNNETLRLYPEMPLEESGWSRLQLTVVILVPSCLLCVGILLGVFVVQGHYCAYSRAHKQDPEEPLDDQMLMSPDKCLKELIHDMSTSGSGSGLPLLVQRTIARTIVLQETIGKGRFGEVWRGKWRGEDVAVKIFSSRDERSWFREAEIYQTIMLRHENILGFIAADNKDNGSWTQLWLVSEYHEHGSLYDYLNRYTVSMDGMIVLALSIASGLAHLHMEIIGTQGKPAIAHRDVKSKNVLVKKNGTAVIADLGLAVKHNSNTNIIDIPANHRVGTKRYMAPEILDETINTNSFESFKRADIYSLGLVFWELARRCSVRGLHEDFQLPYYDLVPSDPSIEDMRKVVCDQKLRPSIPNQWQSCEAMRVMGKLMRECWYANSAARLTALRVKKTVSQLSAIRDVKE, from the exons gtctgaagtgtgtgtgtcagctgtgcaCCAACCACACCTGTGAGACGAGTGCAGACGGCGCCTGCTGGAACTCAGTGATGCTGATTGATGGGAAGGAGGAGGCGGTGAAGTCCTGTCTGTCGCCCTCTGAGATGAAGGGCCAGGTCTTCTGCTACAGCTCCCGTAATGTCTCCAAGAGGAACTGCTGCTTCACTGACTTCTGCAATAATGAGACTCTGCGCCTCTATCCAG AGATGCCTTTGGAAGAATCAGGCTGGAGCAGGTTGCAGCTCACCGTGGTGATCCTGGTGCCGTCCTGCCTCCTCTGTGTGGGGATCCTGCTGGGGGTGTTTGTCGTGCAGGGCCACTACTGTGCCTACAGCCGAGCCCACAAGCAAGACCCAGAGGAGCCTCTGGATGACCAGATGCTCATGTCGCCTGACAAATGTCTGAAAGAGCTGATCCATGACATGAGCACCTCTGGCTCGGGATCAG GCCTGCCACTGCTTGTCCAGAGAACCATAGCTCGGACCATTGTCCTCCAGGAGACGATTGGCAAGGGTCGATTTGGTGAGGTGTGGCGGGGCAAATGGCGAGGAGAGGATGTGGCGGTGAAGATTTTCTCCTCCAGGGACGAGAGGTCCTGGTTCCGCGAGGCAGAGATTTACCAGACCATCATGCTCCGACATGAGAACATCCTGGGATTCATTGCTGCTGACAACAAAG ATAATGGGTCGTGGACTCAGCTCTGGTTGGTGTCGGAGTACCATGAGCACGGCTCCCTGTACGACTACCTGAACAGGTACACTGTTTCAATGGATGGCATGATCGTCCTGGCTTTGTCAATAGCCAGTGGGCTGGCTCATCTCCACATGGAAATTATTGGCACTCAGG GGAAGCCAGCCATTGCTCACAGAGATGTAAAGTCCAAAAATGTTCTGGTGAAGAAGAACGGCACAGCAGTTATTGCAGATTTGGGTTTAGCTGTGAAACACAACTCCAACACTAACATCATAGACATACCAGCCAACCACCGAGTGGGAACCAAGAG GTACATGGCCCCAGAAATCCTGGATGAGACAATCAATACGAACAGCTTTGAGTCATTCAAGCGAGCGGATATCTACTCGCTTGGTCTGGTGTTCTGGGAACTGGCCCGGAGATGCTCTGTTAGGG GACTCCATGAAGATTTCCAGCTGCCTTATTATGACCTGGTGCCTTCAGATCCCTCCATTGAGGACATGAGGAAGGTGGTGTGTGATCAGAAACTTAGACCCAGCATTCCCAACCAATGGCAGAGCTGTGAG GCCATGCGTGTGATGGGCAAACTGATGAGAGAGTGTTGGTACGCTAACTCTGCTGCTCGACTCACCGCTCTACGGGTCAAGAAAACTGTCTCTCAGCTGTCTGCCATCAGGGATGTCAAAGAATAG
- the cytip gene encoding cytohesin-interacting protein: MQSTMNFNGRQCQGNQENYFVDNNPRKKSSLWSRRSLRGPIDRCRQNSTSAPRVCKPRRTRSNSLVDYSDPQRTTIVLEKQDNETFGFEIQTYGLQQKNSSAVEMCTFVSKVQESSTAEGAGLTAGDVIITINGMSIEGSSHQQILDLIRESTNCLTMETVCGNIVKQIELEKRMNLLKQSLRDKLVELQTLTLQEKRLMRGNLNDSSLNLSMDSSLSSLTDRHRGQRFSSDSSYRSVMTDDSDQASVFSDLCSPSPCSTVSITDDSCFFPRDFPPQNNSSRFTSSSSHRHQSLSRSSSSSLAGSNSSLSPSWEETRISSLFGTLPRKGSRHSVRKHILKLIPGLQRSVEEEEMGTNAQ; this comes from the exons ATGCAGTCTACCATGAATTTCAATGGACGTCAATGCCAGGGCAACCAGGAGAACTACTTTGTTGATAATAATCCCAGGAAGAAAAGTTCTCTGTGGTCCCGACGTTCACTGAGGGGGCCCATAGATCGATGCCGGCAGAACTCAACCTCTGCGCCCAGAGTGTGCAAA CCCAGACGGACTCGCTCCAACTCACTGGTTGACTACTCTGATCCACAAAG GACCACAATTGTACTGGAAAAGCAAGACAATGAAACATTTGGCTTTGAAATTCAG ACGTATGGCCTGCAGCAGAAGAACAGCTCTGCAGTCGAGATGTGCACGTTTGTGAGCAAAGTACAGGAGAGCAGCACAGCTGAGGGAGCCGGCTTGACCGCAG GGGATGTTATCATCACAATCAATGGGATGAGCATTGAAGGGTCATCTCACCAGCAAATACTGGATCTGATTCGAGAATCAACCAACTGTTTGAC GATGGAGACTGTATGTGGGAATATAGTGAAGCAGATAGAACTGGAGAAGAGGATGAACCTGCTTAAG CAATCATTACGTGACAAGCTGGTGGAGCTGCAAACCCTCACATTACAGGAAAAACGTCTGATGCGAG GTAACTTGAACGACAGCAGCCTCAACCTCTCCATGGACTCCTCTTTGAGTTCCCTCACAGACCGGCACCGTGGCCAGCGCTTCTCCAGTGACAGCAGCTACAGGAGTGTGATGACAGATGACAGTGACCAGGCCAGTGTCTTCAGTGATCTGTGCTCTCCCAGCCCATGCAGCACAGTCAGCATCACAGATGACAGCTGCTTCTTCCCCAGAGATTTCCCCCCACAAAACAATTCCAGCAGATTTACATCAAGCTCAAGCCACCGTCACCAGTCCCTTAGccgctccagcagctccagcttaGCAGGCAGCAAcagctccctctctccttcctggGAGGAAACAAGGATCTCCTCCTTGTTTGGTACCCTTCCCAGAAAAGGCAGCAGACACAGTGTTCGGAAACACATCCTCAAGTTAATTCCTGGACTCCAACGATCagttgaagaggaggagatgggaaCAAACGCTCAGTGA
- the LOC115062339 gene encoding ermin-like, which yields MEMETSTMTPEDPRLPVEEEDALVSHVLEIIGGITLQALKTLDQPEERDVWLEEGDDSVFYSDDDQTQQDVKASCDLVKSEAAEEPGEGYRGPEVLSDKEDQRMVKEPSLSVQREERKEPDVTETGHVLIDSAAEANKAPESSMSTSGGSLQPNCPNAETQPVKNTSSENIHIEEEVLFNTDVSNFKTSDGTNKKSYTSLNVETEVPEEKPKAELQLSAHRQKEVNQEPELDHNFHLPAGFHQGRSPCYSTLPLPKKSSCGVTQQKSFDHLTSSKYNTMSYRKIRRGNTRQKIEEFEYMIMNL from the exons ATGGAAATGGAGACCAGCACAATGACTCCAGAGGATCCGAGACTCCCAGTTGAGGAAGAAGATGCACTGGTATCTCATGTGCTGGAGATCATTGGTGGGATCACGCTCCAGGCCCTAAAGACTCTGGATCAACCTGAGGAGAGAGATGTTTGGTTGGAGGAAGGAGATGATTCTGTGTTTTACAGCGACGACGACCAAACTCAGCAGGACGTCAAAGCATCTTGTGACCTTGTCAAAAGTGAAGCAGCTGAGGAGCCTGGGGAGGGTTACCGTGGACCAGAAGTCCTAAGTGACAAGGAAGATCAGCGGATGGTGAAGGAGCCATCTCTGTCTGTACAGAGAGAGGAACGCAAAGAGCCAGATGTAACAGAAACTGGTCATGTGTTGATAGATTCAGCAGCTGAAGCCAATAAAGCTCCCGAAAGCTCGATGAGCACAAGTGGAGGATCTCTGCAACCAAACTGCCCCAATGCAGAAACACAGCCTGTAAAGAACACATCATCAG aaaatatacacattgaGGAGGAAGTGTTGTTTAACACGGATGTGTCAAACTTCAAAACCTCTGATGGAACTAATAAAAAGAGTTATACAAGCCTGAATGTTGAGACAGAAGTCCCAGAAGAGAAGCCAAAAGCTGAACTCCAGTTATCAGcccacagacagaaagaggtaAACCAGGAGCCAGAGTTGGACCACAACTTCCATCTTCCTGCAGGATTTCATCAGGGCCGCAGTCCATGTTACTCCACCCTGCCGCTGCCGAAGAAATCCAGCTGTGGCGTCACCCAACAGAAATCCTTCGACCACCTCACATCCTCCAAGTACAACACCATGTCCTACCGCAAGATCCGCAGAGGCAACACCCGCCAGAAGATAGAGGAGTTTGAATACATGATTATGAATTTATAA
- the galnt5 gene encoding polypeptide N-acetylgalactosaminyltransferase 5 codes for MKVRRLFRGSGRVLAFVFIASVIWLLFDMAALRLSINDANSQLLKDRVARDKELLRQPSRKMSKGFKHPVQRQDWAATRAGKGPLSADIELSQVYRQGGAGRRREQMLRDRKVDPSQQQGHHRPEAQSVAPEHHQVSTMRGVVVQKEAVDLNLKDVKLEKSVAIDASTKVTSLAVVPDINQKNEPAPLPTSKKVISVKTGGVVQNALVKMDSKAIENVKGELSKNWTKVSQPQAEEADRVKITSSLSKQHVKGKDVNHNEEKFELRAVDKSGVNATKEPAKSIIKAKAEEDSKDNSTVARKTGVHKVVSLDLTLSPRDANAVGQFGQPALVASHEDAVVRKRWNEGHFNVYLSDQIPVDRAIPDTRPDTCAQNLVHDDLPSTSVIFCFVDEVWSTLLRSVHSVLNRSPPHLLKEIILVDDFSTKDNLKAPLDEYMSQFPKVRIIRLKERQGLIRARLAGAAAAEGEVLTFLDSHVECNVGWLEPLLERVYQDRKKVPCPVIEVISDKDLSYMLVDNFQRGIFKWPLVFGWSALPEEYIKKNNMTISDPIRCPVMAGGLFSIDKKYFYELGAYDPGLDVWGGENMEISFKIWMCGGEIEIIPCSRVGHIFRGQNPYKFPKDRQKTVERNLVRVAEVWLDEYKDLFYGHGYHHLLDRKANDIGNLTEQIELRKRLKCKSFKWYLDNVYPDMNAPLVKAEGQVFNRGLRKCLALQKGSLSFELCDLSKQSQHFNYTWLRHIRQHDLCVSSQSESNGFALQTCENAKPELRWFHKSSKAALAEHLITEFVSRHMCLEAGPQGDTLHLNRCVPSNTFQKWQFTHYHAQ; via the exons ATGAAGGTGAGGAGACTCTTCAGGGGCAGCGGGAGGGTGCTCGCCTTCGTCTTCATCGCCTCGGTCATCTGGCTGCTGTTTGACATGGCTGCGCTCCGTTTGTCCATAAATGACGCGAACAGCCAGCTGCTGAAGGACAGAGTGGCGAGAGACAAGGAGCTCCTCAGACAGCCGTCCAGGAAGATGAGCAAGGGCTTCAAACACCCGGTGCAGAGGCAGGACTGGGCTGCCACTCGTGCGGGCAAAGGGCCGCTGAGTGCAGACATCGAGCTGTCCCAGGTGTACAGACAGGGAGGAGCAGGCCGGAGACGGGAGCAGATGCTGAGGGACAGAAAGGTTGACCCCTCACAGCAGCAGGGACATCATCGTCCCGAAGCCCAGTCCGTCGCTCCTGAGCATCACCAAGTGTCAACGATGCGCGGTGTAGTCGTACAGAAAGAAGCTGTAGATCTCAATCTCAAAGATGTAAAATTAGAGAAAAGTGTAGCAATAGATGCCTCTACTAAGGTGACGTCCCTGGCAGTAGTGCCTGATATAAACCAGAAAAACGAACCTGCCCCTTTACCAACCTCAAAGAAAGTGATCTCTGTTAAAACTGGAGGTGTGGTTCAAAACGCTTTGGTCAAAATGGATTCAAAGGCAATTGAAAATGTCAAGGGTGAACTTTCCAAGAATTGGACTAAAGTGAGCCAGCCTCAGGCCGAGGAGGCAGACCGTGTTAAAATAACATCCAGCCTTTCCAAACAGCATGTGAAAGGAAAGGACGTAAACCATAATGAAGAGAAATTTGAACTCAGAGCAGTTGATAAGAGTGGTGTAAATGCAACAAAGGAACCTGCAAAATCCATAATCAAGGCCAAAGCAGAAGAGGACTCCAAGGATAACTCCACCGTTGCCAGAAAAACAGGTGTCCACAAGGTCGTTTCTCTGGATCTGACTCTCTCTCCCAGAGATGCAAACGCTGTGGGCCAGTTTGGTCAGCCAGCACTTGTTGCCAGCCATGAAGATGCGGTAGTGAGGAAGAGATGGAATGAAGgtcattttaatgtttacttGAGTGACCAGATCCCAGTGGACCGGGCCATCCCAGACACCAGACCTGACAC ATGTGCGCAGAATCTGGTCCACGATGACCTGCCTTCCACCAGtgtgattttttgttttgtagacGAAGTGTGGTCAACACTCCTCCGCTCTGTGCACAGTGTGCTCAACAGATCTCCACCACACCTCCTCAAAGAGATCATTCTGGTAGATGACTTCAGCACCAAAG ACAACTTGAAGGCACCATTAGATGAGTACATGTCCCAGTTTCCCAAAGTGAGAATCATTCGTCTGAAGGAGCGACAAGGTCTGATCAGGGCCAGACTAgccggagctgctgctgctgaag GTGAAGTTCTTACCTTCCTCGATTCCCACGTGGAGTGTAATGTGGGCTGGCTGGAGCCGCTTTTAGAGAGGGTCTATCAGGATCGGAAGAAAGTGCCCTGCCCAGTTATTGAAGTCATCAGTGATAAGGATCTGAG TTATATGCTGGTGGACAACTTCCAAAGAGGTATTTTCAAATGGCCTTTGGTGTTTGGCTGGAGCGCATTACCAGAAGAGTACATAAAGAAGAACAACATGACCATCTCGGATCCCATCAG GTGTCCAGTTATGGCTGGAGGCCTCTTCTCCATAGACAAAAAGTACTTCTATGAGCTTGGTGCCTATGACCCTGGTTTGGATGTATGGGGTGGGGAAAACATGGAGATTTCATTTAAG ATCTGGATGTGTGGCGGGGAAATTGAGATTATCCCCTGCTCTCGGGTGGGACACATTTTCCGAGGACAGAATCCATACAAATTtcccaaagacagacagaagacagtGGAGCGTAACCTGGTAAGAGTGGCTGAGGTCTGGCTGGATGAGTACAAGGACCTCTTCTATGGTCACGGCTACCACCACCTGCTGGACAGAAAGGCCAATGACATAGGCAACCTCACTGAGCAGATCGAACTGAGGAAGAGGCTCAAATGCAAGAGCTTCAAGTGGTACCTGGACAACGTGTATCCAGACATGAATGCTCCTTTAGTCAAAGCTGAAGGCCAG GTCTTTAATCGTGGTTTGAGAAAATGCCTGGCTCTGCAAAAAGGCTCTCTGTCCTTCGAGCTATGTGATCTAAGTAAGCAG AGTCAGCACTTTAATTACACCTGGTTGAGGCACATTCGCCAGCACGACCTGTGTGTCTCTTCCCAAAGCGAAAGCAATGGCTTTGCTCTACAAACCTGTGAAAACGCCAAGCCTGAACTCCGCTGGTTCCACAAATCCTCCAAGGCGGCTCTG GCGGAGCACCTCATAACAGAGTTTGTTTCTCGCCACATGTGCCTAGAGGCGGGGCCTCAAGGTGACACACTTCACCTGAACCGATGTGTACCCAGCAACACCTTCCAGAAGTGGCAGTTTACACACTACCATGCTCAGTGA